Proteins found in one Candidatus Zixiibacteriota bacterium genomic segment:
- a CDS encoding c-type cytochrome — translation MSGKARFAAIISFAGVLLLLIVSIVVSKEGAMAYSKEQLERGRLLVTVGGCHDCHSPKVMTAQGPVPDSSRLLSGHPAKETVPTFPQGVLSENGWVAATNHHFTAWTGPWGISFAANLTPDNLTGIGAWTENSFIKAMRTGKHMGAGRPILPPMPWFNLAELPDEDLRDIFAYLKSLKPVSNQVPLPIPPAGK, via the coding sequence ATGTCTGGCAAAGCAAGATTTGCCGCCATTATCAGCTTTGCTGGAGTGTTGTTGCTCCTGATAGTTTCGATAGTGGTTTCAAAGGAAGGTGCTATGGCGTACAGCAAAGAGCAGCTTGAACGGGGACGCCTGCTGGTTACGGTCGGGGGATGTCACGATTGTCACTCGCCGAAGGTAATGACCGCCCAGGGCCCGGTTCCGGACAGTTCGCGGCTTCTCTCCGGGCACCCGGCAAAAGAGACGGTGCCGACATTCCCTCAGGGAGTCCTGAGCGAGAACGGCTGGGTGGCGGCAACCAATCATCATTTTACCGCCTGGACGGGGCCGTGGGGGATTTCCTTTGCGGCGAATTTGACGCCCGATAATCTTACCGGAATCGGCGCTTGGACCGAGAATTCCTTTATTAAGGCGATGCGCACCGGCAAACATATGGGCGCCGGAAGACCGATTCTTCCCCCGATGCCGTGGTTCAATCTGGCGGAACTTCCCGATGAAGATTTGCGCGATATTTTTGCTTATCTCAAATCCTTGAAGCCGGTCTCCAATCAGGTACCATTACCGATTCCACCGGCCGGTAAGTAG
- a CDS encoding tetratricopeptide repeat protein: MRKLVIAVVPLILLFGSCSKEQKVDQVKTDEGLTQLQKGEFQEAIKTFAAIDSVNPGSPQGIYGKAIALEREGLILEAMHSLTQMMQKHSRSAEGYRLLSELQSRDRRHDQAIFNAGKYASLVGENESSAALMAQALLAGGQIAKAGEIIEERLKATASQPDFLLTAARYYLLTGKIERARELKAQGEKALSDNPVDFLRAGSLQALMGQTDSAGYFFQMAATRPKADFYFKADAADSLISIKYFHKAQEILSQLEKANSKSHRIFALRTNIMRRMGKDFNAHLIYGDAVSANPNSPTILSNFGRSMLTIYHTTGAEAHMTNALSMAENGNYSSEDQAFIMLTHLEALWGRKEVGPSMAALQPLLESMPTEFRALNLAADFTWRYAPPEESRHIVSTFERLSDGNPYRLTRVGDFYAGIDSLKTAKEYYDEALKLAPNFHPAIKGLIGLLKKVNQPERFIEYLSTLPEFISIYPDFAEERITTLRQLKRYPEAMEFSEKFIKAGPGDLERYRIGIAIAEQAGDRARAEAWVNDCLQKNGADPESFVIAADFKLRQGVMTEADASIQKALALDSGCVNAFLVMAKQDTLAGNDREAMKLYEKVIQIDQFSAEAYNNLAWLLLKTGGDPRVATNHAAAAISYDPLNGQNYVTLGWSHYKQNRFDLARGDFERGLQIAPENPVLNFYAGLNYIKDNKPDKAREHLRKSLNGELPEALRKEAEENLKKL; encoded by the coding sequence ATGAGAAAACTGGTAATTGCCGTCGTACCGTTAATCCTGCTTTTCGGAAGCTGCTCCAAAGAACAGAAAGTGGACCAGGTTAAGACCGATGAAGGATTGACACAGCTTCAAAAAGGGGAATTTCAGGAAGCCATTAAGACTTTTGCCGCTATTGATTCTGTCAATCCCGGCTCGCCGCAAGGGATTTACGGCAAAGCGATCGCTTTGGAGCGGGAAGGGCTGATACTGGAAGCGATGCATTCGCTCACCCAAATGATGCAGAAGCACTCCAGGTCGGCCGAGGGGTATCGTCTTCTTTCGGAGCTGCAGAGTCGTGACCGACGTCACGACCAGGCCATATTCAACGCCGGCAAATATGCCTCTCTGGTCGGTGAAAACGAATCCTCCGCGGCGCTGATGGCTCAGGCGCTACTTGCCGGAGGTCAGATTGCCAAAGCCGGTGAGATAATCGAAGAAAGGCTTAAAGCAACCGCGTCCCAGCCGGATTTTCTTCTCACCGCCGCCCGCTATTATTTACTGACCGGTAAAATCGAGCGTGCCCGGGAACTTAAAGCGCAGGGGGAAAAAGCCCTGTCTGACAATCCGGTTGATTTTCTCCGAGCCGGAAGCCTGCAGGCTCTAATGGGGCAGACAGACTCGGCCGGATATTTTTTCCAGATGGCGGCAACCAGGCCGAAAGCTGATTTCTATTTCAAAGCCGACGCCGCCGATTCTTTGATATCCATAAAATATTTCCATAAGGCTCAGGAAATTCTCTCCCAACTGGAAAAAGCCAACAGCAAATCGCACCGCATCTTCGCTCTTCGCACCAACATTATGCGCCGGATGGGGAAAGATTTTAACGCGCACCTGATTTATGGCGACGCCGTCTCAGCCAACCCCAATTCTCCCACTATTCTCTCCAACTTCGGGCGCAGCATGCTCACGATTTATCATACCACCGGAGCCGAAGCCCATATGACCAACGCTCTTTCCATGGCTGAAAACGGGAATTATTCCTCCGAAGACCAGGCGTTCATTATGCTCACCCACCTGGAAGCGCTCTGGGGACGAAAAGAAGTCGGTCCCTCGATGGCGGCTCTTCAGCCGCTTTTGGAGTCTATGCCGACTGAGTTTCGGGCGCTTAACCTGGCGGCCGATTTCACCTGGCGGTATGCGCCTCCAGAGGAATCGCGGCATATTGTCAGCACCTTTGAACGGCTGTCTGATGGCAATCCCTACCGCCTTACCCGCGTCGGCGATTTTTATGCCGGCATCGATTCCCTTAAGACGGCCAAAGAGTACTACGACGAAGCCTTGAAACTTGCCCCGAATTTCCACCCGGCGATTAAAGGTCTAATTGGTTTGCTCAAAAAAGTAAATCAGCCCGAACGGTTCATCGAATATCTCTCAACCCTGCCCGAATTTATCTCTATCTATCCCGACTTTGCCGAAGAACGAATAACGACCCTGCGGCAGTTGAAAAGATATCCGGAGGCAATGGAGTTCTCCGAGAAATTCATAAAAGCCGGTCCCGGCGACCTGGAGCGATACCGCATCGGAATCGCCATTGCGGAACAAGCCGGCGATCGCGCCCGGGCGGAGGCATGGGTAAATGACTGTCTTCAGAAAAACGGCGCCGACCCGGAATCATTCGTCATCGCTGCCGATTTCAAGTTGCGCCAGGGCGTTATGACCGAGGCTGATGCTTCGATTCAAAAAGCGCTGGCTCTCGATTCCGGCTGCGTCAACGCTTTCCTCGTGATGGCTAAGCAGGATACCCTCGCCGGAAATGACCGGGAGGCAATGAAACTGTATGAAAAAGTTATCCAGATCGACCAGTTCTCGGCCGAGGCATACAATAATCTCGCCTGGCTGCTTCTCAAGACCGGCGGCGACCCTCGGGTGGCGACCAATCATGCGGCGGCGGCGATATCGTATGACCCGCTGAACGGGCAGAATTATGTCACGCTCGGCTGGTCCCATTATAAACAGAATCGCTTTGACCTTGCCCGGGGAGATTTTGAGCGCGGGCTGCAGATTGCCCCGGAAAACCCGGTGCTGAATTTCTATGCCGGTCTTAATTATATCAAGGACAATAAGCCGGACAAAGCCCGGGAACATTTGAGAAAATCCCTGAACGGCGAACTTCCTGAAGCGCTGAGGAAAGAAGCCGAAGAGAACCTGAAAAAACTCTAA
- a CDS encoding ketose-bisphosphate aldolase, producing MPLASLRDMYKPANAQKYAIGQFNVNNLEFVQSALEAAQEMNSPIILAASTSALKYAGFEYLVNIVRTGSAKLTVPVALHLDHGASIEDAKKCIDGGFTSVMIDASHETFEENIRITREVVKMAHPKNIAVEAELGRLGGIEDDVKVSEREAFLTDPKQAEQFVKETGCDALAVAVGTSHGAYKFKGEAKLAFDRIEDIKKRVGIPLVLHGASGVGQELLDKAQKYGAKLPGAKGVPDEAYKTAISLGINKINIDTDLRLAWVGAVREVLANKPEEFDPRKILGPAREAVKKVIIGKMQLFGSAGKG from the coding sequence ATGCCGTTAGCATCATTACGCGACATGTATAAGCCGGCCAATGCGCAGAAATATGCGATTGGGCAGTTCAATGTCAACAATCTGGAGTTTGTGCAGTCGGCTCTGGAAGCGGCGCAGGAGATGAATTCGCCGATAATCCTGGCGGCGTCAACATCGGCGCTGAAATATGCCGGTTTTGAATATCTGGTAAATATTGTGCGGACCGGTTCGGCGAAACTGACAGTGCCGGTGGCGCTTCATCTGGACCATGGGGCATCGATAGAAGACGCCAAGAAGTGTATTGACGGCGGGTTTACCTCGGTAATGATTGATGCCTCGCATGAGACCTTCGAAGAGAATATCCGCATCACCAGAGAAGTGGTGAAGATGGCGCATCCGAAGAATATCGCGGTGGAAGCGGAATTGGGGCGTCTGGGCGGGATAGAAGATGATGTCAAAGTCTCGGAGCGGGAGGCGTTTCTGACCGACCCGAAACAGGCGGAGCAGTTTGTGAAAGAGACCGGCTGCGACGCCCTGGCGGTGGCGGTCGGGACCTCGCATGGCGCTTACAAGTTCAAAGGGGAAGCAAAACTGGCGTTTGACCGGATAGAGGATATCAAGAAGCGGGTGGGGATACCGCTGGTGCTTCACGGGGCAAGCGGAGTCGGGCAGGAACTTCTCGACAAAGCGCAGAAATACGGCGCGAAACTTCCGGGCGCCAAAGGGGTGCCGGATGAGGCATATAAAACGGCCATATCGCTCGGGATAAATAAAATCAACATCGACACCGACCTGCGTCTTGCCTGGGTCGGCGCCGTGCGCGAAGTGCTGGCGAATAAGCCGGAAGAGTTTGACCCGCGCAAGATTCTGGGTCCGGCGCGGGAAGCGGTCAAGAAGGTGATTATCGGCAAGATGCAGTTGTTCGGGTCGGCCGGGAAAGGTTGA
- the rpoN gene encoding RNA polymerase factor sigma-54, whose protein sequence is MKLGLQLKLKQVLAPQLIQSLKMLQMPILKLEQTLRHELSVNPMLEELEPVEAEPTDTINEIAADDDGNDIDPKLDKIDWINYLGDDLDYKVRERLEREDEDSYERVPVIEKTLCDHLMEQLSFLKLSDDEHLIGEYIIGNISPKGYLVCSAAEMAEELKLPVEKIESMIKVIQGFDPPGVGARDLRESLLIQLEERGLKDTVAYNIVDQYINVLDKKSILQISRSMGIPFEKAQQAMDVIKSLSPTPAHGRFESSAAPIVPDLIVDRIGEDYVVYHNDKNFPSLRINPGYRLLLKAGSKVSKDTRKYVREKLEQARWLLNSINQRRTTMIRVMEAIVEEQKEFFEKGTAFLKPLIMDDIARRVNMNVATISRVANGKYVQTPQGVFEIKYFFNSGIASEDGEELSKRHVKNRIEEIIRAEDPARPLSDQEIFQKLQEEKIQLARRTVTKYREELKIPSARFRKRMVQPS, encoded by the coding sequence ATGAAACTCGGATTACAGCTCAAGTTAAAGCAGGTATTGGCGCCGCAGCTTATTCAGTCGCTGAAGATGCTTCAGATGCCTATTCTCAAACTGGAGCAGACTCTTCGTCACGAACTTTCGGTCAATCCTATGCTGGAGGAACTCGAGCCGGTTGAGGCCGAGCCGACTGATACCATCAACGAAATTGCCGCCGACGATGACGGCAATGATATCGACCCTAAACTGGATAAGATTGACTGGATAAATTATCTGGGGGATGACCTTGATTACAAAGTCCGGGAGAGACTGGAGAGAGAAGATGAAGATTCTTATGAGCGGGTTCCGGTTATCGAGAAAACCCTTTGTGACCATCTGATGGAGCAGCTGTCGTTTCTGAAGCTGTCGGATGATGAGCATTTGATTGGTGAATATATAATCGGGAATATTTCGCCCAAGGGATATCTGGTCTGCTCGGCGGCCGAGATGGCCGAAGAGCTGAAACTTCCGGTGGAAAAGATCGAGAGCATGATAAAGGTGATTCAGGGATTTGACCCGCCGGGAGTGGGGGCGCGCGACCTGCGGGAATCGCTTTTGATTCAGCTGGAAGAAAGAGGGCTTAAAGATACCGTCGCCTATAATATAGTTGACCAGTATATCAATGTTCTTGATAAGAAATCGATACTTCAGATTTCGCGCTCAATGGGGATACCGTTTGAGAAAGCCCAGCAGGCGATGGATGTTATAAAAAGCCTCTCTCCTACGCCGGCGCATGGACGTTTTGAGTCATCGGCGGCTCCGATAGTGCCGGACCTGATAGTCGATCGGATTGGTGAAGATTACGTGGTGTATCACAACGACAAGAATTTCCCCTCATTGCGCATCAATCCGGGGTATCGACTGCTCTTGAAAGCGGGCAGCAAGGTTTCCAAGGACACCCGCAAGTATGTGCGGGAGAAGCTGGAGCAGGCGCGCTGGCTGCTGAATTCCATCAATCAGCGCCGCACCACTATGATTCGGGTGATGGAGGCGATAGTGGAAGAGCAGAAAGAGTTTTTCGAAAAAGGGACGGCCTTCCTTAAACCGCTCATAATGGATGATATAGCCCGCCGCGTCAATATGAATGTCGCCACCATCAGCCGGGTGGCAAATGGAAAATATGTGCAGACACCTCAGGGGGTATTTGAAATAAAGTATTTCTTCAATTCCGGCATTGCCAGCGAGGATGGCGAAGAGCTTTCGAAGCGGCATGTCAAGAACCGGATAGAGGAAATAATCAGAGCGGAGGACCCGGCTCGTCCTCTTTCCGACCAGGAGATATTTCAGAAGTTGCAGGAAGAGAAGATACAACTGGCTCGCCGAACGGTGACCAAGTATCGCGAGGAGCTCAAGATTCCGTCGGCGCGGTTCCGCAAGCGAATGGTGCAGCCGTCATAA
- the lptB gene encoding LPS export ABC transporter ATP-binding protein yields MEQLRAVELVKKYRKRAVVDGVSVEVNPGETVGLLGPNGAGKTTTFYMIIGFIRPNDGDVFIGDKKITKMPMYRRARMGIGYLAQEPSVFRKLTVEENIKAILQMRRLSRKKQQERLEFLLNELDISHLRKRKAYSLSGGERRRVEITRTLVSEPSFILLDEPFAGIDPIAVEDIQKIISRLTKTGLGVLITDHNVRETLSICDRAYIMCDGKILKTGTAQFLAEDPEARKIYLGEKFRLN; encoded by the coding sequence ATGGAACAGTTACGAGCGGTTGAATTAGTCAAAAAATACCGAAAAAGGGCGGTGGTTGACGGGGTTTCGGTTGAGGTAAATCCAGGTGAAACAGTGGGACTTCTCGGTCCCAACGGCGCCGGCAAGACCACGACCTTTTATATGATTATCGGTTTTATTCGCCCAAATGACGGCGACGTTTTCATAGGTGACAAGAAGATAACAAAGATGCCTATGTATCGGCGGGCAAGAATGGGGATAGGGTATCTGGCGCAAGAGCCCTCGGTATTCAGGAAGCTGACTGTGGAAGAGAATATCAAGGCGATACTTCAGATGCGACGTCTTTCCCGCAAGAAGCAGCAGGAGAGGCTGGAGTTTCTTCTCAATGAACTCGATATCAGCCACTTACGGAAAAGAAAGGCATATTCTCTTTCGGGAGGGGAACGGCGACGGGTCGAAATTACACGCACCCTGGTTTCGGAACCAAGCTTCATACTTCTGGATGAGCCTTTCGCCGGCATCGACCCGATTGCGGTGGAAGATATCCAGAAGATTATATCCCGTCTTACAAAGACCGGCCTGGGTGTATTGATAACAGACCATAATGTGCGAGAGACCTTATCTATTTGCGACCGAGCCTATATTATGTGTGACGGAAAAATTCTTAAGACCGGAACCGCGCAGTTTCTTGCGGAGGACCCGGAAGCGCGTAAAATATATCTGGGAGAGAAATTTCGTCTCAATTGA
- the raiA gene encoding ribosome-associated translation inhibitor RaiA, whose protein sequence is MNISITARHFDLTPQLKQNIEKEVNGLTRYFENIISTEVILDVEKYRQSAEIKVKVYKDTITGKGDSNDMYASIEMAIDKVKTQLKKYKGKLKEKHPDKIDATVKKITKPKTDDDSVDV, encoded by the coding sequence ATGAACATCTCGATTACCGCCAGACATTTTGACCTGACTCCACAACTGAAACAGAATATCGAAAAGGAGGTAAATGGGCTAACTCGCTATTTCGAGAATATTATCTCTACGGAAGTGATTCTGGACGTAGAAAAATACCGTCAATCGGCAGAAATCAAGGTTAAGGTCTATAAGGATACCATTACCGGCAAAGGCGACAGCAATGATATGTATGCCTCCATTGAGATGGCTATCGACAAGGTGAAGACGCAGCTGAAGAAGTACAAAGGAAAATTGAAAGAGAAACATCCCGATAAAATCGACGCCACGGTCAAGAAAATCACCAAGCCTAAGACAGATGACGACTCGGTGGATGTTTGA
- a CDS encoding protein-L-isoaspartate(D-aspartate) O-methyltransferase yields MVDNQIVARGITDKNVITAMRRIPRHLFVPKEEREQAYSDGPLPIGHNQTISQPYIVAIMTELLGLDSTSKVLEIGTGSGYQAAVLGEIADSVYTIEIVKPLAERAAQILDSLGYKNIFVRAGDGYQGWPEAAPFDAVIVTAAAPKIPQPLIDQLKTGGRLVIPVGELSQELYLVTKNEEGILKQSIIPVRFVPMTGEVQKR; encoded by the coding sequence ATGGTGGATAATCAGATTGTCGCCCGCGGTATCACCGACAAAAATGTCATAACGGCGATGCGCAGAATTCCGCGGCATCTTTTTGTGCCGAAGGAAGAGCGGGAGCAGGCGTACAGCGATGGTCCCCTGCCGATAGGGCATAATCAGACAATTTCGCAGCCCTATATAGTCGCCATAATGACGGAACTTCTCGGCCTCGACTCGACATCTAAGGTACTGGAAATCGGCACCGGTTCGGGATATCAGGCGGCGGTGCTGGGTGAGATTGCCGACTCGGTTTACACGATAGAAATCGTGAAGCCGCTGGCGGAGAGAGCGGCGCAGATTCTCGATTCGCTGGGATACAAAAATATTTTCGTGCGTGCCGGAGATGGTTATCAGGGGTGGCCCGAGGCGGCGCCGTTTGATGCGGTCATAGTTACGGCGGCGGCTCCCAAGATTCCGCAGCCGCTTATTGACCAGTTGAAGACAGGGGGACGTCTGGTAATACCGGTGGGAGAATTGTCGCAGGAACTTTACCTGGTGACCAAGAATGAAGAGGGGATACTGAAGCAGTCGATTATTCCGGTCCGGTTTGTGCCGATGACGGGGGAGGTTCAGAAGCGGTAA
- a CDS encoding glucose 1-dehydrogenase: MNSTRKVALVTGASSGIGKAVADLFARDGAAVVVSDINHEMGEKTAAEIRQRGGEAFFISADVSNPSDCERMVQSTLERYGRLDYACNNAGIGGEQKPTADCSVEGWQKTIGINLSGVFYCLKYEIPAMLRNGGGAIVNMASILGAVGFANAVAYVAAKHGVLGLTKTAAMEYATKGIRVNAVGPGFISTPLIQDLENDPQSNQMLISLHPIGRLGRPEEVAELVVWLSSEKASFVTGAYYPVDGGYLTR, translated from the coding sequence ATGAATTCCACAAGAAAAGTCGCTCTTGTTACCGGCGCTTCTTCCGGAATCGGCAAAGCGGTCGCCGACTTATTTGCGCGCGATGGCGCTGCGGTCGTCGTATCCGATATTAATCATGAAATGGGAGAGAAGACCGCCGCCGAGATTCGTCAGCGCGGGGGAGAAGCATTCTTCATTTCCGCCGACGTCTCCAACCCTTCCGACTGCGAACGTATGGTCCAATCAACTTTGGAGCGATACGGCCGCCTCGATTATGCCTGCAACAATGCCGGTATCGGCGGGGAGCAGAAGCCGACCGCTGATTGCTCCGTGGAAGGATGGCAGAAAACTATAGGCATTAATCTATCGGGGGTCTTTTATTGCCTGAAATATGAGATACCGGCGATGCTCCGGAATGGCGGAGGAGCCATAGTCAATATGGCATCCATTCTGGGCGCCGTCGGCTTTGCCAACGCCGTCGCTTATGTAGCCGCCAAGCACGGCGTCCTCGGGCTGACCAAGACCGCCGCGATGGAGTATGCCACCAAAGGTATTAGAGTCAATGCCGTCGGTCCCGGATTTATCAGCACTCCTCTCATTCAAGACCTCGAAAACGACCCCCAGTCCAATCAGATGCTGATTTCTCTCCATCCCATTGGTCGGCTCGGCAGACCTGAAGAAGTTGCCGAGTTAGTCGTCTGGCTCTCCTCAGAAAAAGCCTCTTTTGTAACCGGCGCCTATTACCCGGTCGATGGTGGCTATCTGACGCGATGA
- the glpX gene encoding class II fructose-bisphosphatase — protein MDRNLALEIIRVTEAAALASAVWLGRGSPEGADAAATEAMRRTFDSINFRGTVVIGEGERDEAPMLYIGEQVGNGSDPAVDIAVDPLECTNSVAFGRPNAMAVIAIAPRGQLLHAPDTYMEKIAVGPKAAEAIDLRQSPEENIGRVAECLGYRISNLTVVILDRDRHSELIARVRKTGARIHLIPDGDVSSAIAAALPDTGVDLLLGIGGAPEGVLAAAALRCIGGALQGRLVFRNQQERDRAQVMGIKNLEKIFHADELACGDGIMFAATGVTDGDLLKGVVFRPGGAVTHSLVLRQVSGTRRYITAEHFFETAPTY, from the coding sequence ATGGATCGCAATCTGGCGCTGGAGATAATTCGCGTGACCGAAGCGGCGGCGCTGGCAAGCGCCGTCTGGCTGGGACGCGGCTCTCCGGAGGGTGCCGATGCCGCCGCTACCGAGGCGATGCGCCGCACTTTCGACAGCATCAATTTCCGGGGCACCGTTGTTATAGGGGAAGGGGAACGGGACGAGGCGCCGATGCTCTATATCGGTGAGCAGGTTGGCAACGGTTCCGACCCGGCCGTCGATATTGCCGTTGACCCGCTGGAATGCACCAATTCGGTGGCATTTGGGCGCCCCAACGCCATGGCGGTAATCGCCATTGCTCCCCGCGGACAACTTCTGCACGCCCCCGACACTTACATGGAGAAGATTGCGGTGGGACCAAAAGCGGCCGAAGCAATCGACCTGCGCCAATCCCCTGAGGAAAACATAGGAAGAGTCGCCGAATGCCTTGGATACCGGATATCGAATCTCACCGTGGTAATTCTTGACCGGGATCGTCACAGTGAACTTATTGCCCGGGTACGGAAAACCGGCGCCCGGATACATCTGATTCCTGACGGTGATGTTTCCTCGGCAATTGCGGCGGCCCTTCCCGACACCGGCGTTGACCTGCTTCTCGGCATCGGCGGGGCGCCGGAAGGAGTTCTTGCGGCGGCGGCGCTTCGCTGTATCGGCGGCGCCCTGCAGGGGCGGCTGGTCTTCCGCAATCAGCAGGAGAGAGACCGGGCGCAGGTGATGGGGATTAAGAACCTGGAGAAGATATTCCATGCCGATGAACTGGCTTGCGGCGACGGTATAATGTTTGCAGCCACCGGCGTAACCGACGGCGATCTTCTCAAAGGGGTGGTCTTTCGACCGGGTGGCGCCGTCACCCATTCACTGGTGCTGCGGCAGGTTTCCGGAACCCGTCGTTATATCACCGCCGAGCATTTTTTTGAGACGGCGCCGACTTACTGA
- a CDS encoding DMT family transporter produces the protein MPQYIPVTRFVNRFLRQPFNPIATFISLYTLTFSKTSLIYPTMSRFRAILSPLFTSLTFAGSFVAAKYAIAALDPIAITFYRYLVALLFLTSLMLWQKLPWRGGLTRLDFLKLFLMGLTGIVGYHYFFFLSLRYTAVAHSAIINGFSPVVTGLLAAIFIKEKLTLKNYLGVIIAISGVMILITDGNLQILFTLGFNKGDLLMLCAVFCWGIYAVIARRLLEKHPSLTVTFYSAFSGVLILTVLTVGDNPVPDIAALSPVVLLSILYMGLIASGIGYYLYNISIRQIGPTRTSSFVNSVVPVAVSILAFLFFQEPLRPIMGLSILLIIIGLRLMLRHSD, from the coding sequence ATGCCACAATATATTCCTGTCACCCGATTCGTCAACCGATTTCTGCGCCAGCCATTTAATCCAATCGCAACCTTCATCTCCTTATACACCTTGACCTTCTCCAAAACATCGCTAATTTACCCCACTATGTCCCGCTTTCGCGCCATATTGTCGCCGCTTTTCACCAGCCTCACTTTTGCCGGAAGTTTCGTTGCCGCTAAATATGCTATTGCCGCCCTTGACCCGATCGCCATCACCTTCTATCGCTACCTGGTCGCCCTGCTTTTTCTGACATCTCTTATGCTCTGGCAGAAACTTCCCTGGCGCGGCGGTCTGACCCGTCTTGACTTTTTGAAACTGTTCCTTATGGGTCTGACCGGAATTGTCGGCTACCACTATTTCTTTTTCCTCTCCCTGCGCTATACGGCGGTGGCGCATTCGGCAATCATCAACGGTTTCAGCCCGGTGGTCACCGGTCTTCTGGCCGCGATATTTATCAAAGAAAAACTGACTCTCAAAAATTACCTGGGCGTCATCATTGCGATTTCGGGAGTGATGATTCTTATCACTGACGGCAACCTGCAGATTCTTTTCACGCTCGGATTCAACAAGGGCGACCTCCTGATGCTTTGCGCTGTCTTCTGCTGGGGGATTTATGCCGTCATCGCCCGCCGGCTGCTGGAGAAACATCCCAGCCTGACAGTCACTTTCTACAGCGCCTTCTCCGGGGTGTTGATATTAACGGTGCTGACTGTGGGGGACAATCCTGTTCCCGATATAGCCGCCTTATCGCCGGTGGTGCTGCTTTCCATTCTTTACATGGGGTTGATTGCCTCCGGCATCGGATACTATCTTTACAATATCAGCATCCGCCAGATAGGTCCGACCCGCACCTCCAGTTTTGTCAATAGCGTGGTGCCGGTGGCGGTTTCTATCCTTGCCTTCCTGTTCTTTCAAGAGCCGCTTCGTCCCATTATGGGGTTGAGCATTCTGCTCATAATCATTGGGCTTCGACTCATGCTGCGTCACTCAGATTAG